A window of Panicum virgatum strain AP13 chromosome 8K, P.virgatum_v5, whole genome shotgun sequence contains these coding sequences:
- the LOC120643465 gene encoding cation/H(+) antiporter 15-like, producing the protein MASTDPLEEIWKHAMSPDKTDLLCFYPGKITMSGIWTGDSPLDFSLPLLLFQIILITTTTRAVALLLTPLRIPRYIAEILAGFLLGPSVLGRIPHFSDIAFPVRSLFILESMSLLGLIYYTFTIGVEIELHTLLRAGRRSFWFAAASALPPFLVGAATGYVAVSTDGTRRTADQFLNTLSFPVFLGATFCATAFSVLARNIAQLKLAGTDVGQLSISASLINDTWAWAGLTVATALAHVRYGMVPCVWTIASGFLIVGASYLVVRPMLLRLAGRVAEGEVVTELQECSVLIGVMVAALVADAGGTHAIFGAFVFGLAVPNGPVGVAIVEKVEDFVVGTLLPLFFAMSGLRTDTAKITSVSAAVLLMVAALAAAILKVVAAVTVAGTFGMPLHDGISIGLLLNTKGVIELVILNIGKNKKVLLVIFFIIFHCMHVHFDWQQGNTCVQIMSDQSFTVLVFMSALITALVTPLLAMVVKPARRLVFYKRRTIAWAQPDSEFRVLACVHMARDVPALLTLVDVASPSERSPVAVQALHLIEFAGRSSALLLINASAPSSSFEHSTRGRSQVELQFKHISHALLAYEENVAGVTARAVAAVSPYATMHEDVTAAAEDRHAALIVLPFHKHRSVDGGLEMFNPAIQPLNQSVQRVSPCTVGILVDRGLGGVPGAGCRVATLFFGGRDDREAVALATRMVCNPAIDLTVLRFVQKGGGGGFMGGAADQFDALKERKADDTCLREFLDRANSMSANGGGGAGVEYRERGVFNASEMVTQIQEVEALGKDLFVVGKLPGLPALTAGMADWSECPELGPIGDLLASRDFQTTASVLVVQSYARPSAAGAAMISGDHGGYGGGDGVGRPPRPDHHIRRNSIGTMGSWS; encoded by the exons ATGGCGTCGACGGACCCGCTGGAGGAGATATGGAAGCACGCCATGTCGCCGGACAAGACGGACCTGCTGTGCTTCTACCCCGGCAAGATCACCATGAGCGGCATCTGGACGGGGGACAGCCCGCTCGACTTCTCCCTCCCGCTGCTCCTCTTCCAGATCATcctcatcaccaccaccacccgcgCCGTCGCGCTCCTCCTCACCCCGCTCCGCATCCCGCGCTACATCGCCGAGATCCTCGCCGGCTTCCTCCTCGGCCCCTCCGTGCTCGGCCGCATCCCCCACTTCTCCGACATCGCCTTCCCCGTCCGCAGCCTCTTCATCCTCGAGTCCATGTCCCTCCTTGGCCTCATCTACTACACCTTCACCATCGGCGTCGAGATCGAGCTGCACACCCTgctccgcgccggccgccgcagcttctggttcgccgccgcctccgcgctccCGCCCttcctcgtcggcgccgccaccggctaCGTCGCCGTCAGCACCGACGGCACCCGGAGGACCGCGGACCAGTTCCTCAACACCCTCTCCTTCCCCGTCTTCCTCGGCGCCACCTTCTGCGCCACCGCCTTCTCCGTGCTGGCGCGCAACATCGCCCAGCTCAAGCTCGCCGGCACCGACGTCGGCCAGCTCTCCATCTCCGCGTCCCTCATCAACGACACCTGGGCGTGGGCCGGCCTCACCGTCGCCACGGCGCTCGCGCACGTGCGCTACGGCATGGTCCCGTGCGTCTGGACCATCGCCTCGGGCTTCCTCATCGTCGGCGCCAGCTACCTCGTCGTCCGGCCGATGCTCCTGCGGCTGGCGGGTCGCGTGGCCGAGGGGGAGGTGGTCACCGAGCTGCAGGAGTGCTCGGTGCTCATCGGCGTCATGGTCGCCGCGCTCGTGGCCGACGCCGGGGGCACGCACGCCATCTTCGGCGCCTTCGTGTTCGGGCTCGCCGTGCCCAACGGGCCGGTCGGCGTAGCCATCGTGGAGAAGGTGGAGGACTTCGTGGTTGGGACGCTGCTGCCGCTCTTCTTCGCCATGAGCGGCCTCCGCACGGACACCGCCAAGATCACCAGCGTGAGCGCGGCGGTGCTGctgatggtggcggcgctggctgcGGCCATCCTCAAGGTTGTGGCCGCCGTCACCGTGGCCGGCACGTTCGGCATGCCGCTGCACGACGGCATATCCATTGGGCTGCTGCTCAACACCAAGGGAGTCATCGAGCTGGTAATCCTCAACATTGGGAAGAACAAAAAGGTACTACTAGTAatcttttttattatttttcactGCATGCATGTTCACTTCGATTGGCAACAAGGCAACACATGCGTGCAGATCATGAGCGACCAGTCGTTCACTGTTCTTGTGTTCATGTCGGCGCTGATCACGGCGCTGGTGACGCCGCTGCTGGCCATGGTGGTGaagccggcgcggcggctggtGTTCTACAAGCGGCGCACCATCGCGTGGGCGCAGCCGGACTCGGAGTTCCGCGTGCTGGCGTGCGTGCACATGGCGCGCGACGTGCCGGCGCTGCTGACCCTCGTGGACGTGGCGTCGCCCTCGGAGCGGTCGCCGGTGGCGGTCCAGGCCCTGCACCTGATCGAGTTCGCCGGCCGCTCCTCGGCGCTGCTCCTGATCAACGCGTCGGCGCCGTCGTCCTCGTTCGAGCACTCGACGCGCGGGCGCAGCCAGGTGGAACTGCAGTTCAAGCACATCTCCCACGCACTGCTGGCCTACGAGGAGAACGTGGCCGGCGTGAcggcgcgcgcggtggcggccgtgtcGCCGTACGCGACCATGCACGAGGAcgtgaccgccgccgccgaggaccgGCACGCGGCACTGATCGTCCTGCCCTTCCACAAGCACCGGTCGGTGGACGGCGGCCTGGAGATGTTCAACCCGGCGATCCAGCCGCTCAACCAGAGCGTCCAGCGCGTGTCGCCGTGCACGGTGGGCATCCTGGTGGACCGCGGGCTCGGCGGCGTGCCGGGCGCCGGGTGCCGCGTGGCGACGCTCTTCTTCGGCGGGCGCGACGACCGCGAGGCGGTGGCCCTGGCGACACGCATGGTGTGCAACCCGGCCATCGACCTGACGGTGCTCCGGTTCGTCcagaagggcggcggcgggggattcATGGGCGGCGCCGCGGACCAGTTCGACGCGCTCAAGGAGCGCAAAGCCGACGACACGTGCCTGCGGGAGTTCCTGGACCGGGCCAACAGCATGAGcgccaacggcggcggcggcgcgggggtggAGTACCGGGAGCGGGGGGTGTTCAACGCGAGCGAGATGGTGACGCAGATCCAGGAGGTGGAGGCGCTGGGGAAGGACCTCTTCGTGGTGGGCAAGCTGCCGGGGCTGCCCGCGCTCACGGCGGGCATGGCGGAC TGGAGCGAGTGCCCGGAGCTGGGGCCCATCGGGGACCTGCTCGCGTCCAGGGACTTCCAGACGACGGCGTCGGTGCTGGTGGTGCAGTCGTACGCGAGGCCGTCTGCTGCCGGGGCAGCGATGATTTCAGGGGATCACGGGGgctatggcggcggcgacggcgtgggaaGGCCGCCACGACCAGATCATCATATCCGAAGGAATAGCATTGGGACGATGGGGAGCTGGAGCTAG